In one window of Skermanella rosea DNA:
- a CDS encoding TRAP transporter small permease, with translation MTRLINHLEEGFIALLLAGMTILTFAQVVLRYGFNSGIIWGVEATNYMFAWMVLFGISYGVRVHAHIGIDLLVKSLPAGLRRLAGLAAIGFCLLYAGIMAWGSYGYISRLMRLGIEAEDIPVERWMLTVILPIGFGLLGLRLAQEAYAILTGRRSGFELADEAADVLKEQGLTAGNPGLDRTSR, from the coding sequence GTGACCCGACTGATCAATCATCTGGAGGAGGGCTTCATAGCCCTTCTCCTGGCCGGCATGACGATCCTGACCTTCGCGCAGGTCGTCCTGCGCTATGGATTCAATTCCGGCATCATCTGGGGCGTCGAGGCGACCAACTACATGTTCGCCTGGATGGTGCTGTTCGGCATCTCCTACGGCGTCCGCGTCCATGCCCATATCGGCATCGACCTGCTGGTCAAGAGCCTGCCCGCCGGCCTGCGCCGCTTGGCCGGCCTCGCCGCGATCGGCTTCTGCCTGCTCTACGCGGGCATCATGGCCTGGGGCTCCTACGGCTATATCAGCCGCCTGATGCGCCTCGGCATCGAAGCGGAGGACATTCCGGTTGAGCGCTGGATGCTCACGGTCATCCTGCCGATCGGCTTCGGGCTGCTCGGCCTCAGGCTCGCCCAGGAGGCCTACGCGATCCTGACCGGTCGGCGCTCGGGCTTCGAGCTCGCCGACGAGGCTGCCGACGTGCTGAAGGAACAGGGCCTCACCGCCGGCAACCCGGGACTGGACAGGACGTCGCGATGA
- a CDS encoding TRAP transporter large permease — MTTVFLFVTLFVFMLLGMPIAISLGLSSLLTILLFANDSMASLSLKFFQTFEQYTLLAIPFFILAGSFMTTGGVARRMINFAIAAVGHLHGGLAIASVLACMLFAAVSGSSPATVVAVGSIVIAGMVRTGYTKEFAAGVICNSGTLGILIPPSIVMVVYAAATESSIGRLFMAGVIPGLLLGLMLMGAIYIVARYKNLPRQPRASLAELGQAGKEAVWGLLLIVIILGGIYGGVFTPTEAAAVAAVYGFVAALFIYRDMGFKDVPKVLVDSGRVTIMLLFIIANAFLFAHVLTTEQIPQNIARSISDAGLEPWQFLIVVNVILLVAGNFMEPSAIILILAPILFPIATQLGIDPIHLGIIMVVNMEIGMVTPPVGLNLFVTAGITDMSIMQVVRAALPWLGILFIFLIIVTYVPWISLFLPNFLFGQAAVQ, encoded by the coding sequence ATGACCACGGTATTCCTCTTCGTCACGCTGTTCGTCTTCATGCTGCTGGGCATGCCGATCGCGATCTCGCTCGGACTGTCGTCGCTGCTGACCATCCTGCTGTTCGCCAACGACAGCATGGCCTCGCTGTCGCTGAAGTTCTTCCAGACCTTCGAGCAGTACACGCTGCTGGCGATCCCGTTCTTCATCCTGGCCGGCTCCTTCATGACCACGGGCGGCGTCGCCCGGCGCATGATCAATTTCGCCATCGCGGCGGTCGGCCACCTGCATGGCGGCCTCGCGATCGCCTCGGTGCTGGCCTGCATGCTGTTCGCCGCCGTGTCGGGCTCCAGCCCGGCGACCGTGGTCGCGGTCGGCTCGATCGTGATCGCCGGCATGGTGCGGACCGGCTACACCAAGGAGTTCGCGGCCGGCGTCATCTGCAACTCCGGCACGCTGGGCATCCTGATCCCGCCGTCCATCGTGATGGTCGTCTACGCCGCGGCGACCGAGAGCTCGATCGGGCGCCTGTTCATGGCCGGCGTGATCCCCGGGCTGCTGCTCGGCCTGATGCTGATGGGCGCCATCTATATCGTCGCCCGCTACAAGAACCTGCCGCGCCAGCCGCGCGCCTCCCTGGCCGAGTTGGGGCAGGCCGGCAAGGAGGCGGTGTGGGGCCTGCTGCTGATCGTCATCATCCTGGGTGGCATCTATGGCGGCGTGTTCACGCCGACGGAGGCGGCCGCGGTGGCCGCGGTCTACGGTTTCGTCGCCGCCCTGTTCATCTACCGCGACATGGGCTTCAAGGACGTCCCCAAGGTCCTGGTGGACAGCGGCCGCGTGACCATCATGCTGCTGTTCATCATCGCCAACGCCTTTCTGTTCGCCCATGTCCTGACGACCGAGCAGATCCCCCAGAACATCGCGCGCAGCATCTCCGACGCGGGGCTGGAACCCTGGCAGTTCCTGATCGTCGTCAACGTCATCCTCCTGGTCGCCGGCAACTTCATGGAGCCGTCGGCCATCATCCTGATCCTGGCGCCGATCCTGTTCCCGATCGCGACCCAGCTCGGCATCGATCCGATCCATCTCGGCATCATCATGGTGGTGAACATGGAGATCGGCATGGTGACCCCGCCGGTCGGCCTGAACCTGTTCGTCACGGCCGGCATCACGGACATGAGCATCATGCAGGTGGTCCGGGCGGCGCTGCCCTGGCTCGGCATCCTGTTCATCTTCCTGATCATCGTCACCTATGTGCCGTGGATTTCCCTGTTCCTGCCGAACTTCCTGTTCGGTCAGGCAGCGGTGCAGTAG